One genomic segment of Nerophis lumbriciformis linkage group LG20, RoL_Nlum_v2.1, whole genome shotgun sequence includes these proteins:
- the LOC133619380 gene encoding uncharacterized protein: MRTHTDNKHSECSTKKRGETCFSCSVCAESFTKKSRLTRHMRTHTGEKTFICSVCGKSFSQNCILTEHMRTHTGEKPYKCSVCGKSFCVKTNLTKHMRTHTGEKPFNCLVCGKSFSVKCYLTQHMRTHTGEKTFKCSVCGKSFSQNSILTQHMRTHTSEKTFNCSVCDKSFSQNSILTQHMRTHTGEKPINCSVCDKNFSQNCRLTEHMRTHTEPFD; this comes from the exons atgaggactcacactgacaacaaacactctgaatgctctacaaagaagagaggtgAAACATGTTtcagctgctcagtttgtgctgaaagttttactAAGAAGAGccgtttgactcgacacatgagaacacacacaggagaaaaaacatttatttgttcagtttgtggcaaaagcttttctcaaaattgcattttgactgaacacatgagaacacacacaggagaaaaaccatataagtgttcagtgtgtggcaaaagcttttgtgTTAAGACcaatttgactaaacacatgagaacacacactg gtgaaaaaccatttaattgtttagtttgtggcaaaagcttttctgttaagtgctatttgactcaacacatgagaacacacacaggagaaaaaacatttaaatgttcagtttgtggcaaaagcttttctcaaaatagcattttgactcaacacatgagaacacacacaagtgaaaaaacatttaattgttcagtttgtgacaaaagcttttctcaaaatagcattttgactcaacacatgagaacacacacaggtgaaaaaccaattaattgttcagtttgtgacaaaaacttttctcaaaactgccgtttgactgaacacatgagaacacacacag AAccgtttgactga